A stretch of Planctomycetia bacterium DNA encodes these proteins:
- a CDS encoding ABC-2 family transporter protein: MPATQLQTWWTVLRLAIAERLVYRGDFALGTLMRFLPIVTQIFLWGAIFASMGANQSGDELAGYKYSDMIAYYLLTMVSRAFSSMPGLASGIALQIRNGEVKKFLVQPIDMLGFLLLGRVAHKLIYYATAILPFGLVFYLCRGYFTAGWPDATTLAAFAASLMMSFLLGFLLEAAMGMVGFWFLEVSSLVFIFMLFSFFFSGHMFPIDFLPGAWGTAVRAMPLQYLAYFPSAVFLGKVQGDALVQGLWIQAAWVVGLFITCRLMFHFGVKRYSGYGG, encoded by the coding sequence ATGCCCGCTACTCAACTTCAAACCTGGTGGACCGTCTTGCGTCTGGCCATTGCCGAGCGTCTCGTCTATCGCGGCGATTTTGCGCTCGGCACGTTGATGCGGTTCTTGCCGATCGTGACGCAGATTTTTCTGTGGGGGGCGATCTTCGCCTCGATGGGCGCGAATCAATCCGGCGATGAATTGGCCGGCTACAAGTACTCCGACATGATCGCCTATTACCTGCTGACGATGGTCAGCCGGGCGTTTTCCAGCATGCCGGGGTTGGCGTCGGGGATTGCCTTGCAGATTCGCAACGGCGAAGTGAAGAAATTCCTCGTGCAGCCGATCGACATGCTCGGCTTCCTACTCTTGGGGCGCGTCGCGCACAAGTTGATTTACTACGCGACCGCGATTCTGCCGTTCGGGCTGGTGTTCTATCTCTGCCGCGGCTACTTCACGGCTGGCTGGCCGGACGCCACGACGCTGGCGGCCTTCGCGGCCTCGCTGATGATGTCGTTTCTGCTGGGCTTCCTGCTCGAAGCGGCGATGGGCATGGTCGGCTTCTGGTTCCTGGAAGTCAGTTCGCTCGTCTTCATCTTCATGCTGTTCAGCTTCTTCTTCTCGGGCCACATGTTCCCGATTGATTTTCTACCCGGCGCGTGGGGAACCGCGGTCCGCGCGATGCCGTTGCAGTACCTGGCCTATTTCCCGTCGGCGGTCTTCCTCGGCAAAGTTCAAGGCGACGCGCTCGTGCAAGGACTGTGGATTCAAGCCGCCTGGGTCGTGGGGCTCTTCATCACCTGCCGGCTGATGTTCCACTTCGGCGTGAAACGCTACA